The window CTTCGGAAACTTCCTGTGCCAAAATCATCTCTCAATTATCATGGCTTAAAATAGGACTGTCCCCATTAATACTAAATGTCTCTCTTAGCATATGTAAGGgcaaatttgagaaaaaaaatgacCAAAAGTGCATCAGTAATATAAAatgttatataaaaataaacatattgatgaagttaaaatgacatataaaaaaaacagaGGGAGTGATTTCTATGgcatatattatataattagatatgcaatttaaattatatttataacaatATCTTTTGTTGtacttaaaattttaacttttaataaTATCCATCTAAGTTTAATTAATACCTAAgaatattttatgaaaaaatatatacaaagtaATTTAGTCTTGTAATTTAATGATAATGTTGAATTTCTAATATCTTACCATATCAAGTTGACTTGTTATCTCAAGGTTCAACTTTGCTCTCTGTATTATGTACTCAATGCATCTATATCTTGCTCTTCCAGGACCACTTGCAAACCATTTCGTCAACACCTTCTGAGGAATTGATGGAATTTTCAGTCTCAATACAGCTTCAGCAACAGCTTCAAGTGTATACATATTAAGCTTAACTTCGCCACGCATCAGTCTCCATACGTTAAGGACAATTCTACCACCAACATGGACACCACTGGCATGAGTTCGGCCCCATTCATCCTCGATTACTGCGTTCTCAACCAAAACAGCATCTGCAACTGATGATTCATGCAGCAAACCATCTAGTACTCCCCCATCAGAAATTTCTGATTCCCTGGGCCATATGTTGGCTCCAAATGGTGTTCGGGAAATTTTATTAAGCAAGCCCATACCAATTTGTGCAGCCCTCTCAGCTAAAAAACCAAGAGAACCACCTTGAATATCCCAACCCATTATGACATCTGGATCATATGAACTCATAATCTTTATGAAATGGCTAAACAAGTGCTTCTCTTCGGAAAAATAATGCACCTTATTTACAGATATTCCATCTGAATTCCTGTACAAAAGATCTCATGATTAAGAAAAGCAACATTAATTTACCTGCGTAAAAATCTACAAAGATGGGATAGACCACAGAACAGAGCAAATACAGCCTATAAAATTAGTTGAAAGATTATCCAAGATGAGAAAATTGACTTGACAGATTATAGTCCAATTTTGAAGTTGACCAACTTAAAGTATTATACCATAATGTTTGCAACCAAGACCTCTCAAGCCAAACCAACAATTGGTATGTATTACTGTTCCCAATAAtcaactattaaaaaaaatcttcatgtttttttcttctctttttcttccaaaatctcCACGAAAACAAGTAACCAAtttaactaaaagctcaagctgatggtTAAGacccaatcatagatcttatattaatctctgacacacccccacacgcaaatgcccatTTGGCTTGTAGCGTATACAACATATGTCCATcccaccatgtgtttttaattccacaaattaatgaggttgccaaGACTCGAACCCTCAACCATTTGTTccaagaggctctgataccatgtcatggaaccaatttaACTAAAAGCCCAAGCTGagagttaaggcccaatcatagatcttatattaatctctgagaGTAAACATGTGATaggtctaatttaatttttttcgttGATAAAAAATGCATAAAGACTATATTGGAGATCGAAATCTGTTTTCATTGTAAAGCCAATCTAGGGGGACAAGAAAATATAAACCTGTGCCGCTAACGTTCGTACCTCCTATTAAATTCTGTATTTCCATGCAGAAGTGTGTGTATTTCAACAGAAGAATCATTATCATTCTGAAAAGCAAGAGCTACAACATTGATGGCATCAAATCGAGGATCTGGTCTGAGATCTCCTCTAGATTCAGTTTGCACCTGTCAGCATGAGTAACTCCAGGTCAACAGATAAATCTTATCTTTTCACCAAGATACTATGTCCTATGGTAATGGTAACCAAGCCTAGATTTTCAAACTTAAATTCATCTTCAAAAAGCCATAGTGATGAAATGTGAATAGGAACAAAGCAAAAGGACATCATATGTGGTAGAATCCTGCATATACTGTTAAAACTACCTCTATACTCAACAAGGTTAGCTGCTGCCCAGCACCAACACTGGCAGGATCTCGAAATCCAATTTGACTGAGTGGTGTCGGCCTTGATCTCCCATTTGGGCCAGAAATTTGAGATAAATCTACAGAGCCATCAATGGGTGCTTTCGATTCTCCATTATGCTGTTCACTATGCATTTGCCTTTGTACATTATCATATCTATGGTAAAATTCTGAATCAACATTTTGACTAATTTCTTTCGGTGCTTGATCTGGCGTAGAGATAGAATTAGATAGAGAGCTCAATTCCGTGGGAATCTTATCACCATGTGAACCTGTCCCAGAAGAGCCTGTAAAAGTAACGCATTAAATAAGCTTCCAAAATTAATGGACCCTATTTAAAAGATTAGAATATCCTACCTTGGATGGACAAATTCTCTGCTGGCAACATATTGATCTCTTGAGGAGCACCTGCCAATCCATGGTTTTATTTTGATGAGAAATCTGAAAGTTGCTTGGAATGATTAGAAACTTTGACTAGCATATTGTTGCTCATACCTACATGATCACATGCTAACCATCGATACACAGAGTCTACAGAAGGGGGCGAATATACAGGTGTCAGAAGGTACAAGAGTGAGCCATCATTTTGATAGTAGGTCGGAACACCCACAATGGCTTCTCGCTGAACAGTTGGATCACTCTCAGGGAGGGAGATGTGCTGAACTACTTTGTTCTCATGAAAGTCCTCTCCAAAATATGGAAGAAGTTCATCCAAAGTGCTGCCTAGAAGTTTGGGGgatcaggaaaaaaaaaaaaaaacttagggTAAGTCTGGCAGTGATTTCCATGACACTGAAATCAGTATGGAACTGGTCAAGCATTAAAACGAACAGCATGAAGTGATAAATGACTTCAGTCAAATTCATATCTACTGATGAAGGGGAAAAGAGGGGAAAATGAAGGATAAATATGACAAAGGAAATGTAGAATAAAACCTGAACTTCCATGTTTTCTGTCCTTATGAGCAAAACAAGTTTGAAATGATagagcaggtaaaaatgacacTTCTTCAGATGGCCCATCATTCCAGTTCATAATGGGCGGCTTCTTGCTAAAGGTCATGCTGATTAAGGTTCCAGGTCCTCCTTCCATGCTATAATCTTTGGGAACGGAGCTGCCAATCAAAGAGAAATCTGAATCCCCTTCCTGCTTTGTACCAACACAATTTTCACTCTGAAGACAAATGGTATTAGATGCGACATCTATGGCTTTAGGAATCTCATATAACTGTTTATTGGTGCCTTTTTGGCAACCTCTGTACTCATAATCATCTCTAGTGAACATCTGATCCTCAATAAGAGAAGTTGGCAAACTGTATGAACCAGTGGCTTCCTTTTGTCCCAATTCTTTACCAGCCAAATTTCCATCTTTACACAGCACATTGTAAGATAATGGATCAAATTTGGGATTGTAGGTATTCGAATTTAAGGCTTTTTTGCAGGTCAAATCGTAGCAGCCAACTGCTTTATAGTTATCAGTTTCACAATTAGTAATGGCGGAATCTTGCTTATTGGACTTATAGGAACAGTCCAATTCTTTCTCCCTCATATAAACTGAAGTAGGATGTGTGCAAACCTGCAATGGGCTATCACTTCTGGATACATGGGGTTCTTTCATATAGATGTGACTATGAGGGTGATCAAATTCAAATCCATGAGCCTCAGGAGTTCTAATTTGTTTAATGGTAATGGAAGGGCTAAAATTCATACTCTCGAGAGGTCTTTCGTCATGCTCATTATTATGTATTGCATGTATGTCCAAGTTCTTTGGCAAGAGAATATTGTCTTGTTCATTTTCTCCTACTGAATGAACTTTTTTTACCACAACGTTTCCACAATCTAGCTCCATAATCCGGCGGCATCGCTTTTTTCTCATCAAGTCCCGTACAGAGCACCCAACTAAATTACCCACTTCATAAACATCCACATCTGAATTCTTTGCTTGAGCATCAGAGTTTTTTGGCTCCTCATCTCTAGTGATGGATATATCAAGACAGCTTTTTCCTTTGCCATCATGTGCATCAGCTATTTTGATCCTGGAAGATTCTTTGTCAGCATAACACTTTTCTGGTGTTGAGAAGGGCAGGGAGCCCCATAATGATATTCTCTTCTTAGTGTTAGTCCTGCATGTTTTGTTGATCTGCAATACCTGTTGTTCAATATGCCTCTTGGTATCACTTATCTCAGTCTGTAATGGATTTCCAGAAGCTGTGGAAGTCGTTGAAAGCAAAGAGTCCCCTTGAGGAATCTTTGATGGAGTTTTATTCTGATTGCTATTGTCAATAGAATGAGAAGCTTGTTCCTTTGAACTCTCAAAATCAGTTAAATCCTCAACTGTATCAAGAATATCCTGACACTCCTTTTGGGACTCACTCTCATAATCTATATTAGCTCTCTCAAGAATCTTATCAATTGTTGTTGTAGGCAACAGTGGACTCAAAACAGCCTCACAGGCAAGTTCATCATCAGAGTTTATATCTTCAGCAGCCTGAGAAGTGGCAAGCCacctcaaaacccccaaagcttCTGCATCTGCAGtctgaaatcaaaagaattatAGTAAGAACTGAAATGTTGCAATCTGCCAGCAAAAATTGAAGATTGAAAAGCTGCttctttataatttatgatagGATACACTCTAAAGAAAGCAGTTAAAGAGAAGGAATGCTGATCACAAGAACTACCTCTGAATTCCATGTCCCAATAATCTCAGACGATTGTACATCACTGACGGACAATAATTCTAGGCATGCATCCTTCTTATCTGAAGGTGGTGCATCCATATCGGCCACAAAAAGAGTATCCATAGATGCTGAAGACCCAATAATGTCTCTTTCTGTTGCACTCTTCAAGGGTTCTTTTTTATCATCATGATTGATATTCCCAATTTCAGCCAACTCTTCTTCAATGGAGGACGTTAGCGACTTGTCATGTATTACATCGTTTACAAGTGAAGGTATGTTTTCTTCAGATTTACAACAATATTCTGCTAGTTTTCTCTCAAACTCAAGGTCACGAGAAAGCGTTCTCAGAGCATCTTCTGCAAGTGGTTTTCCATGTACAGGTAATATAACTGCCTCACGAACCCCAGTCCTTTCATACTCTTCCTGTGTCATCAAAAGGATAAATTAACAAAGGAACAGACAACCAATTTAAGCTTCCATATATTACACGTAAACAGCATAGCGTCAAAAGGCAGGCAAACCTCCCAAATGGGTACAAGTGAGTGCACCATTTTCACATCTGCAGAAGTTTGTGACAAGGATGTATATGTTTTACACTGCTGATTTAGAATTTCTGCAAATAAtaaacattgaacaactttGTAATGATATCATGAATACAGTAAGTTAATTGACATGACTATAAAACAAAACAGACCATCAACTGCAGCATCTCCCTCAAGTTCACAAATGCTTTGACGATTGATATGTTCAGTGCATTGATCTGATAACGGCTCATATTCACTAGAAAACTGCCACATCCAACCATCTGGAATAGTAGAAGTAATCCAAATTGGAGTATCCAAAGACTCGCCACTAGTCAAACCTGCCTAATGAAAAATGATCCACCATATCATATACAGTTGACTCCAAGATAACCCAAAAATActtgcataaaaaaaaaaaaaaagggcggcccggtcgcattacgcgtccccgctgagcgagggtccggggaggggtcccaccacaagggtgtattgggggcaagccttcccttgccaatttaattggcaagaggccgctcctaagactcgaacccgtgacctctggtcacacgacaacaacgttttaccgttgcgccaaggctcgccctcccaAAAATACttgcatacaaaaaaaaaaaaaaaaaaaaaaaaagatgaccTGAAAATCATCAGACATACACATCTCCTGTCCATGTTGGCTATTGCAATTAAATCTTCTCTGAATACAAGCATCAGGTACTGGATGGcgaaacttcatttttaatacaTGAACATGACCCATTCCATACAAGTTGTAGTCAATCTGTAAAAAGAGAATCCACAGAGAACACTAGTAAATGAGGCAATTCAGCCTACAATGATGTCTGAAAAAACCCTCAAATAcgttgtgtttcaacaagcaATGAAAGTTCATAGACACATCAAGGTGATAGGCTTCGATGAATAAATAGAACTTCTTAACACACTCCTACTGCACAATCAAGCTGCCTTATATACAATACTTAAATGTAAAGATCAGTTAGTTCAGGCTTGTTGCAGAACTTTCAAAGAAATGAACACATGGGCCTTTTATTTGTTACATTAACACAATATAAACCCCTTGTAAAATTTGACAATAATTTGGTGGATAGAGGTCAGCAAAATATATATCATAGTTAGCTCTTATAAAATCCAAGAGGATCCACTTGAATGGATATCAGGGAACTGTGAGAAAACAACCTAAAAGAATTGGCCTGGTTGAAAGTGCATGCACTCCCCAAATTGTTGACCAAGGATTAAATCCAAAGCCAAGTCCAACAGAAAAATTTTCCAAAAATTTCCTGGTCCCAGCATAAATGGCTCACTTTCAACTAGATTATGATGGTGACCTTAATAAGAGAGCAGAAGTTGGGAATGAGATACAACCTTACCATAAAACACCACAATATCAAATAACGCAAGAATATTTGAGTTAataaaacaagaaaagaaagtaTAACAAAGAAATCCATGAAAGTGgacaaatagaaaaaataaactGGAAAATGACAAACTATCCTAAGATACAACCACTGTTTATAATGACATCAGTACTAGTTATTCATTCAAGACTTCCATAGTAAAATTTCCTTTACCAGAAATTGGAGAATGAACGGAATATGAGATTCATGAGGCTGTAAACTTTTATCAAGAACTGCTCCTCCCTGGAATAAAGTTGTGTAAAGGTAAAAATCCACCATGCATCAACATAAAATTGCAATGAAAAGAATGCCATTACAATCAAGCACCACTAATGAATGTTCAGGAATATTACCAGAAGAAGATTCGCAGCACGAGAGACATCATGTGGATAATAGCTAAGATTTTATTAAGGTCTTCATTGATGAGtactaaaaaatgaaagaacTGCAATACAATACAAGTAATAACCAACTAAAAATGTCAAGGATACAGGCATATCTTGACAAATAACTCTTCTGATGAATGGTAACCATAAAATTTCCTTGCACGAACAAGACTGCAACCATGCACATGCTGTCTTTTTGATCCAGCATTGCCTTTAAGCTGAATGTTCAATCCCAAAGTAGACTCAGCTCCCATTTATGTTACCATCCAGGTAGGAGAACAACATTTATATATAAAGCAACTCAGACATAGAGTACCCATGCTTACCTTCAATGCTTTCTCAAGTGCAAGAGAAATTGTATTTGTGTATGAATCAGCTGCATAATTCAAGAGGTTAACATCTTTAAGCATCAATTATTCACAGAAGATGGTATACCAGAGCATAGTGCAACATAAATCTCGAAAATATACCTTCCTGATTAGAGCGAAGCGGTATATCTGAACAAGGGACATATAAATACGGAAAAGCCTACAAGGAAAACACAGACTTCTTAAGTCAAAATACTTAATACAGAAAACAAGCATGGATGCAACCAATATCACAACTATAAAGTCAAGCATGATCCCTCGATTACAGCCAGCGTTTATCAATTTTTTACTCACATTTCTCTAATCAAGGCTTTCTTAAAACTTCCATGAAGATTAATCAAGTAACAGCAATATTCTTACCCGATGAACATGCAAGCAAGTCTTTTGACCAGCAGGTGTTGAGCCATAAATCCTTATAACAGGAACCTCGTTCACCTTCCCACCTGCAGAGTTCAAAAAGTGTATAAAATTAACCTTTCACTAACCAGTAGAAATCTTCACAAAATTACAAGGAAAActccaaaagaaaaagagttcTGCAAAAACTCTACTACAATCTCTAACTTACAATAACTGCAACTAGCAAGCAGTTGAGGCCTAAATGCGAAATAATACTAAGTAAGCATTTGTTAAGCAGGATCTTCGGGAAAATAGGGGAAAACAACTAAAGGAAATGTTGGTAATTTCAGCACATCCGATAGGGGTTCGTTACCTTGGAAGCTACTGTAACAagtatcaatgttaggaagcggcGGTGCCATGTAGTAATCGATCGAAACGATTCGGAGGCTGAAAATTTTCGAATCCGACTGTGAATTAGCCATCGGTATCCTCGACTATAAAGCAATTTTTACATAACTatgcttctttttcttctgaaaacaaagaaattgagatttgagagaagaagaagaagatgaagatattAATCTGAACTTTGAAATGTGAAGTCGCAGAGCGTTTTTGTTTGGCGCCAGGAACCGAAAAATAGCTTCTCCTCTACTCCTTTTTCCCGTGATGACGTGTTCGCGGCACCGTATaaacagggtttttttttattttgttttttttgaaaaaaaaggtaTTGCTAAATACTGCCCCTAATTTCCGGTTCACCGCACTGTTTTGACCATTTTACCCTTGTCATTTTTTTCCCCCTAAAACCTTCAAAACTCTCTCTagttttctctcccgagcacaaatcccggatttgaaaaaaatgga is drawn from Euphorbia lathyris chromosome 9, ddEupLath1.1, whole genome shotgun sequence and contains these coding sequences:
- the LOC136205682 gene encoding DNA polymerase zeta catalytic subunit isoform X4, with translation MWQFSSEYEPLSDQCTEHINRQSICELEGDAAVDEILNQQCKTYTSLSQTSADVKMVHSLVPIWEEEYERTGVREAVILPVHGKPLAEDALRTLSRDLEFERKLAEYCCKSEENIPSLVNDVIHDKSLTSSIEEELAEIGNINHDDKKEPLKSATERDIIGSSASMDTLFVADMDAPPSDKKDACLELLSVSDVQSSEIIGTWNSETADAEALGVLRWLATSQAAEDINSDDELACEAVLSPLLPTTTIDKILERANIDYESESQKECQDILDTVEDLTDFESSKEQASHSIDNSNQNKTPSKIPQGDSLLSTTSTASGNPLQTEISDTKRHIEQQVLQINKTCRTNTKKRISLWGSLPFSTPEKCYADKESSRIKIADAHDGKGKSCLDISITRDEEPKNSDAQAKNSDVDVYEVGNLVGCSVRDLMRKKRCRRIMELDCGNVVVKKVHSVGENEQDNILLPKNLDIHAIHNNEHDERPLESMNFSPSITIKQIRTPEAHGFEFDHPHSHIYMKEPHVSRSDSPLQVCTHPTSVYMREKELDCSYKSNKQDSAITNCETDNYKAVGCYDLTCKKALNSNTYNPKFDPLSYNVLCKDGNLAGKELGQKEATGSYSLPTSLIEDQMFTRDDYEYRGCQKGTNKQLYEIPKAIDVASNTICLQSENCVGTKQEGDSDFSLIGSSVPKDYSMEGGPGTLISMTFSKKPPIMNWNDGPSEEVSFLPALSFQTCFAHKDRKHGSSGSTLDELLPYFGEDFHENKVVQHISLPESDPTVQREAIVGVPTYYQNDGSLLYLLTPVYSPPSVDSVYRWLACDHVGAPQEINMLPAENLSIQGSSGTGSHGDKIPTELSSLSNSISTPDQAPKEISQNVDSEFYHRYDNVQRQMHSEQHNGESKAPIDGSVDLSQISGPNGRSRPTPLSQIGFRDPASVGAGQQLTLLSIEVQTESRGDLRPDPRFDAINVVALAFQNDNDSSVEIHTLLHGNTEFNRRNSDGISVNKVHYFSEEKHLFSHFIKIMSSYDPDVIMGWDIQGGSLGFLAERAAQIGMGLLNKISRTPFGANIWPRESEISDGGVLDGLLHESSVADAVLVENAVIEDEWGRTHASGVHVGGRIVLNVWRLMRGEVKLNMYTLEAVAEAVLRLKIPSIPQKVLTKWFASGPGRARYRCIEYIIQRAKLNLEITSQLDMINRTSELARVFGIDFFSVLSRGSQYRVESMLLRLAHSQNYLAVSPGNQQVASQPAMECLPLVMEPESGFYSDPVVVLDFQSLYPSMIIAYNLCFSTCLGNVARWKENILGVCSFSPEWHVLRDLKDKFLLTPNGVVYVSPKVRHGILPRLLEEILSTRIMVKKAMKKLTSSQQVLHRIFNARQLALKLIANVTYGYTAAGFSGRMPCAEIADSIVQCGRCTLEKAIALVNANDKWNAKVIYGDTDSMFVLLKGRSVRESFRIGEEIASAVTAMNPNPVTLKMEKVYHPCFLLTKKRYVGYSYESAEQSEPIFDAKGIETVRRDTCAAVAKMMEQSLKLFFESQDISEIKEYLQRQWTRILSGRVSIQDFVFAKEVRLGTYSTRNSSSLPPAAIVATKAMRADPRAEPRYAERVPYVVIHGEPGARLVDMVVDPLELLAIDSPYRLNDIYYINKQIIPALQRVFGLLRVDLSQWFLEMPRPGRDAFAKRPSYALNPQRTRIDFYYLSKHCVLCGELVHASTHICKNCSEKEADAATAIIGRTSKLEKEMQHLAAICRHCGGGDWIIESGVKCTSLACSVFYERRKVQKELQGLSYVAADKGYYPKCMIEWF